A genome region from Anolis carolinensis isolate JA03-04 chromosome 6, rAnoCar3.1.pri, whole genome shotgun sequence includes the following:
- the agr3 gene encoding anterior gradient protein 3 isoform X1 produces the protein MTIIIQDYKKERKKMHSALGLSFMVIAVSSNFAMAIKKEKRLPQTLSRGWGDEITWVQTYEEGLYQAKQSNKPLMVIHHLEDCQYCQALKKVFAENQEIQEMCQNNFVMLNLMHETTDKNLSPDGQYVPRIMFVDPSLTVRADITGRYSNRLYTYEPQDLPVLIENMKKALRLIQTEL, from the exons acaagaaagaaagaaagaaaatgcattcAGCGCTGGGGTTGTCCTTCATGGTAATTGCGGTTTCCTCCAATTTTGCAATGGCgatcaagaaggaaaaaagactTCCCCAGACACTCTCAAGAG GATGGGGAGATGAAATAACCTGGGTACAAACTTATGAAGAAGGACTGTATCAAGCAAAGCAAAG TAATAAGCCGCTGATGGTTATTCACCATTTGGAGGATTGTCAATATTGTCAAG CACTGAAGAAGGTTTTTGCAGAAAACCAAGAAATACAAGAGATGTGTCAGAATAATTTTGTCATGCTCAACCTCATG CATGAAACCACAGACAAGAACTTGTCACCTGATGGACAGTATGTGCCTCGAATTATGTTTGTAG ATCCTTCTCTCACTGTGAGGGCAGACATCACAGGAAGATACTCTAACCGACTCTATACTTATGAGCCGCAAGACCTGCCAGTGT TAATAGAGAATATGAAGAAAGCATTACGTCTCATTCAGACTGAACTTTGA
- the agr3 gene encoding anterior gradient protein 3 isoform X2, translating to MHSALGLSFMVIAVSSNFAMAIKKEKRLPQTLSRGWGDEITWVQTYEEGLYQAKQSNKPLMVIHHLEDCQYCQALKKVFAENQEIQEMCQNNFVMLNLMHETTDKNLSPDGQYVPRIMFVDPSLTVRADITGRYSNRLYTYEPQDLPVLIENMKKALRLIQTEL from the exons atgcattcAGCGCTGGGGTTGTCCTTCATGGTAATTGCGGTTTCCTCCAATTTTGCAATGGCgatcaagaaggaaaaaagactTCCCCAGACACTCTCAAGAG GATGGGGAGATGAAATAACCTGGGTACAAACTTATGAAGAAGGACTGTATCAAGCAAAGCAAAG TAATAAGCCGCTGATGGTTATTCACCATTTGGAGGATTGTCAATATTGTCAAG CACTGAAGAAGGTTTTTGCAGAAAACCAAGAAATACAAGAGATGTGTCAGAATAATTTTGTCATGCTCAACCTCATG CATGAAACCACAGACAAGAACTTGTCACCTGATGGACAGTATGTGCCTCGAATTATGTTTGTAG ATCCTTCTCTCACTGTGAGGGCAGACATCACAGGAAGATACTCTAACCGACTCTATACTTATGAGCCGCAAGACCTGCCAGTGT TAATAGAGAATATGAAGAAAGCATTACGTCTCATTCAGACTGAACTTTGA
- the agr3 gene encoding anterior gradient protein 3 precursor has protein sequence MHSALGLSFMVIAVSSNFAMAIKKEKRLPQTLSRGWGDEITWVQTYEEGLYQAKKSNKPLMVIHHLEDCQYCQALKKVFAENQEIQEMCQNNFVMLNLMHETTDKNLSPDGQYVPRIMFVDPSLTVRADITGRYSNRLYTYEPQDLPVLIENMKKALRLIQTEL, from the exons atgcattcAGCGCTGGGGTTGTCCTTCATGGTAATTGCGGTTTCCTCCAATTTTGCAATGGCgatcaagaaggaaaaaagactTCCCCAGACACTCTCAAGAG GATGGGGAGATGAAATAACCTGGGTACAAACTTATGAAGAAGGACTGTATCAAGCAAA AAAAAGTAATAAGCCGCTGATGGTTATTCACCATTTGGAGGATTGTCAATATTGTCAAG CACTGAAGAAGGTTTTTGCAGAAAACCAAGAAATACAAGAGATGTGTCAGAATAATTTTGTCATGCTCAACCTCATG CATGAAACCACAGACAAGAACTTGTCACCTGATGGACAGTATGTGCCTCGAATTATGTTTGTAG ATCCTTCTCTCACTGTGAGGGCAGACATCACAGGAAGATACTCTAACCGACTCTATACTTATGAGCCGCAAGACCTGCCAGTGT TAATAGAGAATATGAAGAAAGCATTACGTCTCATTCAGACTGAACTTTGA